From Oreochromis aureus strain Israel breed Guangdong linkage group 4, ZZ_aureus, whole genome shotgun sequence, a single genomic window includes:
- the si:ch211-106h11.3 gene encoding CCN family member 1 — protein MGTLLLFAALQVATVASVTAECPVVCECPAVPPSCPPGVSSVPDGCGCCKVCAAQLNQDCHEGRPCDHHKGLECNYGNDVGRTHGICRAKAEGRSCEYSGRIYQNGENFRAGCKHQCTCIDGAVGCVPLCPSHVPLASPSCPAPQLVKVPGQCCLSIDCHKGTTVMPPVYRRPQPPAYPPYPPFIPYPMYPYPKAFPKPYRKFYTYKHKKEKDTLGNELVEAGRKWGKPRGNKHLAAWKQTSDECVVQTTSWSECSRSCGMGVSSRITNDNAHCKMIKETRLCNIRPCSSMSIPVKKGRKCSRTHKAPEPHRLSYAGCRSTRLYRPNYCGVCRDGRCCSPRRTRTANVTFACSDGERFSRSVMFIQSCKCSDECNHLNEALMPPQLWLYGDTHKFKD, from the exons ATGGGGACGCTGTTATTATTTGCTGCCTTACAAGTGGCCACAGTCGCTTCG GTGACTGCTGAGTGTCCAGTAGTGTGCGAGTGCCCAGCAGTGCCCCCATCTTGCCCCCCAGGGGTAAGTTCAGTCCCAGACGGATGCGGCTGCTGCAAGGTGTGCGCTGCCCAGCTAAACCAAGACTGCCATGAGGGGCGCCCTTGCGACCACCATAAAGGACTGGAGTGCAATTATGGCAATGATGTGGGCCGAACCCATGGCATCTGCAGGG caAAGGCCGAGGGCCGCTCCTGTGAATACAGTGGTCGGATTTATCAAAACGGCGAGAACTTCCGAGCTGGTTGCAAGCACCAATGCACTTGCATCGATGGAGCGGTAGGGTGCGTGCCTCTTTGCCCCAGCCACGTGCCCCTGGCGTCGCCTTCCTGCCCTGCCCCGCAGCTGGTCAAGGTGCCCGGCCAGTGCTGCCTCAGCATCGACTGCCACAAGGGAACCACAGTCATGCCCCCGGTATATCGCCGACCCCAGCCTCCCGCTTACCCTCCGTACCCTCCGTTCATTCCCTACCCAATGTATCCCTACCCGAAGGCTTTTCCAAAGCCTTACCGGAAGTTTTACActtacaaacacaaaaaggaGAAGGATACCCTTGGCAACGAACTGGTGGAAGCCGGACGCAAGTGGGGCAAGCCACGTGGAAACAAGCACCTGGCAG CCTGGAAGCAGACAAGTGATGAGTGCGTGGTTCAGACCACTTCCTGGTCCGAGTGTTCCCGGAGCTGTGGGATGGGCGTTTCTTCTCGCATTACAAATGACAATGCTCACTGTAAGATGATCAAGGAGACGCGCCTGTGCAACATTCGGCCCTGCAGCTCCATGTCCATCCCGGTCAAG AAAGGAAGGAAGTGCTCTCGCACCCATAAGGCCCCAGAGCCACATCGTCTGTCGTATGCCGGCTGTAGGAGCACTCGCCTGTATCGGCCCAACTACTGTGGAGTATGCAGGGACGGCCGCTGCTGCTCGCCACGTCGCACCCGCACAGCTAACGTGACCTTTGCTTGCTCTGACGGCGAACGCTTCAGCAGGTCCGTGATGTTCATCCAGTCGTGCAAGTGCAGCGACGAGTGCAACCATCTCAACGAGGCCTTAATGCCCCCACAGCTGTGGCTCTATGGGGACACGCACAAATTCAAGGACTAG